A genome region from Flammeovirga agarivorans includes the following:
- a CDS encoding outer membrane lipoprotein-sorting protein — protein sequence MKKIITIVLLYISSLSLAQDAQSILKKIDQNMYSETKISTSKMIVYGKRKTKEIVSKGYTRGTSDSFSEYLSPAREKGTKMLKLEDKLWIYSPSSDRTIQISGHMLRQSVNGSDMSYEDMMQERKLVDTYKATLVGEEEMNGEQCIVLDLEAKVADITYYKMKMWVTKDHYVPMRQDLFAKSGQMLKQMNMSDIRKVGDRYFPFKMNYKDVLKDGKGTDFIIMDLQDNVPIPDHVFNKSNLKK from the coding sequence CTCAAGATGCACAGAGTATCTTAAAGAAGATTGATCAAAACATGTATTCTGAAACTAAAATTTCTACGTCGAAAATGATCGTCTATGGAAAAAGGAAAACTAAGGAAATTGTTTCAAAAGGTTATACTAGAGGAACTTCAGATTCCTTCTCAGAATACCTATCTCCCGCAAGAGAAAAAGGTACAAAAATGTTGAAATTAGAGGATAAACTTTGGATCTATTCCCCATCTTCGGATCGTACTATTCAAATCTCGGGTCATATGTTAAGGCAGTCAGTCAATGGATCAGATATGTCTTACGAAGATATGATGCAAGAACGTAAGTTAGTAGATACCTACAAAGCTACATTGGTAGGAGAAGAAGAAATGAATGGAGAGCAATGTATTGTTCTAGATTTAGAGGCGAAAGTAGCAGATATAACTTATTACAAAATGAAAATGTGGGTAACTAAAGATCATTATGTACCCATGAGACAAGATCTTTTTGCCAAAAGTGGTCAAATGCTAAAGCAGATGAATATGTCTGATATTCGAAAAGTAGGAGATAGGTATTTCCCTTTTAAAATGAATTATAAAGACGTATTGAAAGATGGAAAAGGAACCGATTTTATTATTATGGATCTACAAGATAATGTTCCTATTCCTGACCATGTTTTTAATAAAAGTAATTTAAAGAAATAA
- a CDS encoding TspO/MBR family protein, whose translation MIIRLIIFLVINFGGLAIGGFFTGAGVPSEWYTELAKAPWTPPGWVFGAAWTTIMIMFSIYLMKLYDLIDRNSFLRLFSLQVVLNVGWNPVFFYYHKTIFGLLIISLLGLLIYYYLIKYIKVLKWWSIGILPYVVWITIAVSLNAYVVIYN comes from the coding sequence ATGATCATAAGACTCATCATTTTTTTAGTCATCAATTTTGGAGGCCTTGCAATTGGAGGCTTCTTTACAGGAGCGGGGGTACCCTCCGAGTGGTATACAGAACTGGCAAAAGCACCTTGGACTCCTCCAGGGTGGGTATTTGGAGCCGCATGGACAACAATCATGATTATGTTCTCCATTTACCTAATGAAATTATATGATTTGATAGATCGAAATTCCTTTCTAAGGTTGTTTTCATTACAAGTCGTATTGAATGTAGGATGGAATCCAGTATTTTTTTATTATCATAAAACTATATTCGGTTTATTGATTATCTCCTTGTTAGGCTTATTGATCTATTATTATTTAATAAAATACATAAAAGTATTAAAATGGTGGTCGATTGGTATCCTTCCTTATGTGGTATGGATAACTATAGCGGTCTCTTTAAATGCCTATGTTGTTATTTATAACTAA
- a CDS encoding YdeI/OmpD-associated family protein — MNEVKKKLIIQRFEGKGGWHFVDVPEIEAKKNTHFGWTTVSGSVDDIALDKVKLMPKGDGFLFLPLNAQLRKKLKKGEGDEVLIHLYRDDAHIQNTSELESILSEISKEAQQCFVKLPKSRQKDYVQWIFDNRDENVQVTRINELIDQLLTNNQSVK; from the coding sequence ATGAACGAAGTAAAGAAAAAACTAATTATTCAAAGATTTGAAGGTAAAGGAGGGTGGCATTTTGTAGATGTTCCCGAGATAGAAGCTAAAAAGAACACCCACTTTGGTTGGACTACAGTTAGTGGATCTGTAGATGATATTGCTTTAGATAAGGTGAAACTGATGCCTAAGGGTGATGGCTTTCTATTTTTACCATTAAATGCTCAATTAAGGAAAAAGTTAAAGAAAGGAGAAGGAGATGAAGTCCTCATACACCTTTATCGTGATGATGCACATATTCAAAATACTTCTGAACTTGAATCAATACTATCAGAAATTTCTAAAGAGGCTCAACAATGTTTTGTTAAACTACCTAAAAGCCGGCAAAAGGACTATGTTCAATGGATTTTTGATAACCGTGATGAAAATGTACAAGTTACACGTATTAATGAGTTGATTGATCAATTACTAACTAATAATCAAAGCGTTAAATAA